The Vigna angularis cultivar LongXiaoDou No.4 chromosome 9, ASM1680809v1, whole genome shotgun sequence DNA window TCCCATCCTCTCTTACTCACACCGCGCGTCGTTCAACGGAACGCTTCTTTTTCTGCtgctgcttcttcttcttcctctcctcttcttcttctttgtcttcttctttctGCTTCAGCCTCTGTAACTGGTCATCTCTTACGGTGGACGCTGTCGGAAACGGGATCTTGTAGAGATAATAAAGAGGATTCGGTGATTCAGATTGTTTCTTCTGCAGGCGTTACAAAGCGAATCGTGTTGTTTTGGcgagtatttatattttaaattttattttttcctcgGGCGTTGACCTGCGTTGAACCATGTTGAGCCGGGCGTCAAATGTTTCGGCCGAAGGTGGGAGTCGAATGAACAACGTTTTTGTAGAATTTGAGGTTTCTTAATATGTTGTTTGGGTTAACGGtgtggtttttgtttttttctggTGGTGAAGCAGTGGTTGGTTCTGGTGACGGTGAGGATGAGCTGTATGAACAGCAATGGAAGGCTTGCGCGGGACCACTAGTGGATGTTCCTCGTGTTGGCCAGAGAGTGTTCTATTTTCCACAAGGCCACATGGAGCAAGTGAGTTTGGTTGCTTGAGGAAATAATTTGTTCTTATTTTGTGTGTAAttgtgaaattttaattttgttttactttagcATCTATTTTTGAGAGATTTGTGGACAAAATAAAGATAGTAGAGTgggttttgattttttattttgtttttctttaatttgttgatgttggtggtggtggttgcGTAGTTAGAGGCTTCAACCAACCAGGAATTGAATCAGAGGATTCCTCTGCTGCACCTTCCCACGAAGATCCTTTGTCGCGTCGTGAACGTTCATTTACTggtaattattttcttttttttttgtaattatcctTCTTTTTTGTTGGTAATTTGGGGAAAATATGAATCTTGTTTGGATGTGTGAGAAGATGGTGGAAGGGGCATCTTGGTTTTGGAGTTTCTATTATCGtgaaaagtttaaaattgaGATTGTGGTCGCAGTTTTGTCGTGAATCTTGATGTTGTGGAAAATTACCGACAAATGCTGTTGATGTGACTGCAACTGTGGCTTTAGAGAATCCCAACCTAAACTTTGAGTTTTGGCATACAAATGCTTACTTTGAATTTGGCATGTTGTAGGCTGAGCAAGAAACGGATGAGGTTTATGCGCAGATCACTTTGGTGCCGGAATCTAATGTAAGGATGTAAATgcctctttttattttcatggtcAACCTTAGATTCTTCTCTATGATTGTTTAGATTCTAATGGTGCTAATATGTTAGCAAGATGAGCCTTCAAGTCCTGATCCGTGCACTGCTGAACCTACAAGGGCACCGGCTCACTCGTTCTGCAAGGTCTTGACTGCTTCTGATACTAGCACCCATGGTGGCTTCTCTGTTCTCAGGAAACATGCCACTGAGTGCCTTCCTGCATTGGTACTACaatctgttttgtttttgttgaatttcttttCTCTGTTCTCTTTCCTGTTTCCTTATTTCAGAGAACTGtgtttttgatttgttttatagGATATGTCCCAACCAACACCAACCCAGGAATTGGTTGCAAAGGATCTTCATGGTTATGAATGGCGGTTTAAGCATATATTTAGAGGTAAAGGAGATGGGGAATTGATGAGTTTTCTTAAGTTCTACTGTCCTAGTGATTTAACTTTCTGATTGCCTACAGATTTTAccttgtttttgattttttttcaggtCAGCCACGCAGACACTTGCTCACAACTGGATGGAGTACTTTTGTGACTTCCAAAAGATTAGTTGCAGGGGATACCTTTGTGTTCTTGAGGTAAACATTTATATGTTTTcatctctttaattttttttttatggttcaTAGATCTTGGTTTGTAATAAAAAGATCATGTCaaatattttcagtttttctATTCCAGTGTTTCTTTAACTGAGATCTTATGTGTAGAGGGAACAATGGGGAATTACGTGTCGGAGTTAGACGTCTAGCTCGCCAGGCAAGTAGCATGCCTTCATCTGTGATCTCCAGTCAAAGCATGCACCTGGGAGTTCTTGCAACTGCCTCTCATGCTGTTGCAACCCAGACTCTTTTTGTGGTATATTATAAGCCAAGGTAgaacttttactttttcaagACTAGAAAATGTCTCAGTGATCAATAGTTAGTGGGTGATTGCTGATATGAGTTGTTTTCTTAGGACGAGCCAGTTCATCATTGGAGTGAACAAGTATTTGGAGGCTGTGAGCACGAAGTTTGGTGTTGGCATGAGGTTTAAGATGAGATTCGAGGGGGATGATTCCGCTGAGACTGACAAAAGGTAGTACAATTTGTCGGGATAGTTTATTACGTGACCTTTTCATAGCTATTCTAATACGTTGTTGTTCAGATTTTCGGGTACCATTGTTGGAATTGAAGATATTTCTCCTCATTGGGAAAATTCAAAATGGCGATCGCTGAAGGTATTCTCATCTTTCAATCTGCAGTTGTTTACTTACTTTTTTGGTGATCATGATACCtatcttttcttttgttgtcaATCCCCAGGTTCAATGGGATGAACTTGCAGCTGTTCCAAGACCTGAGAGGGTTTCACCGTGGGAAATAGAGCCATTTGTAGCTTCTTCTACACCCTCGGTTCAACCCACTATTGTGAAGACTAAAAGGCCCCGACCATCCAGCGAAGTTCCAGATGTTGGTGAGTAATTATATGTAATAACTCATTTgctatatttatctattttctgGTCTTGTTTGACACTTAACAATTACTTTCAAACTAGATGCAACATCCGCTGCTTCTGTTTTCTGGGATACTGATCTGCCACAGCCTGATACGACACAAATCAATGTTTTGGCCGAAAGCAAACAGAATGACAATACTGGTACATGGCATCATATGCAAACTGACATGAATAGTaaaagcaacagcaacaacactATGTTAAGGAATCAGACCGAAGGAAGTTGGCTATCGTCTCCCCATTCCAGTTGTCCATCTCAATTGTTTCAAGACACAACAGATGATAGCAAGAGCGTCTCAGCTTGGCCTGTTTCAAAGCCTCATCCGTCCAGATTGAACAATGAGCATGTGCTTGACCAAGTTGACAAGGAGAGCAAAGTTGAGACTGCTACAAGTTATCGGTTGTTTGGAATTGATCTTATTGATCATTCTAGGAACTCATATGCTGTAGAGAAGGCATCTCCGCATGCAGTAAATGTACCCAAAGTTACTACTGAAGGATGTACTAGCACCTTGTCCCAAACAGATGCTGGCCATATGTCGGAGGTACCAAAGGCTTCTTCCAAGGAGAGGAAACAAGAACAGCAACAAGTGTCTCCGAAGGAGTCTCAGAGCAAGCAAATTTCTAGAAGTCGCACTAAGGTGTTGAATATAGATTGTTAGCTGTTTAGTTGTTCATATTCCAAGCCTATAAAAGGATCTTTTTTCTAACTTGAGTGTTGAATTGATGTTGAAAACCTGCCAAAAGGTTCAAATGCAGGGTGTTGCAGTGGGTCGTGCTGTAGATTTAACAATGTTGGATGGTTATAATCAACTTATAAATGAATTAGAGGAGATGTTTGACATAAAGGGACAGCTTCAACACAGGAATAAGTGGGAAATTGTCTTCACTGATGATGAAGGTGACATGATGCTTGTGGGAGATGATCCATGGCCGTGAGTATCTATTATACACAATTATAGGATCACACAGTGATACACACGTTTCTATCAAAAGAATAAGTTGTAGGAACAATATTACTAATTCAGGATAGGCTTTGGAGAGGAAAGTACAAAGAGTATAATTAGATAACATAAAACAGTGTAACACTGCTGATTATGTGATATTTTCTTGCAGTGAATTCTGTAGTATGGTGAGGAGAATCTTCATTTGCTCCAGTCAGGATGTGAAGAAGATGAACTGTGGAAGCAAACTGCCAATCTCTTCAGTGGAAGATGGGACTGTAATAAGCTCAGATACAACTGAAACCTGAAACTTTGACATTCTTTCTTGTGGTTTTGCGTTTGTTTGTCAGCACCCAAATGCTGATCCTTCTTCTTGTTGCTTCAATTGTTCGTGGGAAGGAAGTAGGTATATTTGGGCTGGGCAAGTTTCATGTTATTAGATGTGAAACACTAGCTAATTGTAACTTAATTTGTAGAGACACCACCAGGCATTAATtgtgttagaaaaaaaagaCCAAAACagatttctttaataaattagtGGGAGATGGCAAATTTAGGCTTTAGCATCTGTGAATATTCATGTTAAGTTTGGAAGAAGAATATGTTGGGGTTTGATTTGCCTTTTTGTGGGAAAGGGGCTTATTCATTTGTGCTTTGTATTTATATCTCGTGCACTGTCCTCTAAAATTCTAATCTGGGTGAGTCAATGTATGATGCTGTCATATCACTGAATGTAAATTATGGCATTAAATTGCTTCAATTGTATTGTTCAGAAATACAGTGGTCCACGGTGACAGTGAGTCGTTGATTCAACTGACATAGGGGCTGAGTTTTGCAGGGTGGTGGCGCCACTCAAAATTCAACAACGGTAAAATTTCTTGTTACCACTCAAGTCTCCATAAAGCTtttttgactcaattttgttgcATTTGAAACATAATCTCAACCATTCCCATTATGGAAGATGAACTTGCTCCAAAGAGTAACTTGGACAAATTCAACTTTTGAATCATGATTATAAGTATCAAGTATGCCATGcca harbors:
- the LOC108347570 gene encoding auxin response factor 9 isoform X2; amino-acid sequence: MLSRASNVSAEVVGSGDGEDELYEQQWKACAGPLVDVPRVGQRVFYFPQGHMEQLEASTNQELNQRIPLLHLPTKILCRVVNVHLLAEQETDEVYAQITLVPESNQDEPSSPDPCTAEPTRAPAHSFCKVLTASDTSTHGGFSVLRKHATECLPALDMSQPTPTQELVAKDLHGYEWRFKHIFRGQPRRHLLTTGWSTFVTSKRLVAGDTFVFLRGNNGELRVGVRRLARQASSMPSSVISSQSMHLGVLATASHAVATQTLFVVYYKPRTSQFIIGVNKYLEAVSTKFGVGMRFKMRFEGDDSAETDKRFSGTIVGIEDISPHWENSKWRSLKVQWDELAAVPRPERVSPWEIEPFVASSTPSVQPTIVKTKRPRPSSEVPDVDATSAASVFWDTDLPQPDTTQINVLAESKQNDNTGTWHHMQTDMNSKSNSNNTMLRNQTEGSWLSSPHSSCPSQLFQDTTDDSKSVSAWPVSKPHPSRLNNEHVLDQVDKESKVETATSYRLFGIDLIDHSRNSYAVEKASPHAVNVPKVTTEGCTSTLSQTDAGHMSEVPKASSKERKQEQQQVSPKESQSKQISRSRTKVQMQGVAVGRAVDLTMLDGYNQLINELEEMFDIKGQLQHRNKWEIVFTDDEGDMMLVGDDPWPEFCSMVRRIFICSSQDVKKMNCGSKLPISSVEDGTVISSDTTET
- the LOC108347570 gene encoding auxin response factor 9 isoform X1 — its product is MLSRASNVSAEAVVGSGDGEDELYEQQWKACAGPLVDVPRVGQRVFYFPQGHMEQLEASTNQELNQRIPLLHLPTKILCRVVNVHLLAEQETDEVYAQITLVPESNQDEPSSPDPCTAEPTRAPAHSFCKVLTASDTSTHGGFSVLRKHATECLPALDMSQPTPTQELVAKDLHGYEWRFKHIFRGQPRRHLLTTGWSTFVTSKRLVAGDTFVFLRGNNGELRVGVRRLARQASSMPSSVISSQSMHLGVLATASHAVATQTLFVVYYKPRTSQFIIGVNKYLEAVSTKFGVGMRFKMRFEGDDSAETDKRFSGTIVGIEDISPHWENSKWRSLKVQWDELAAVPRPERVSPWEIEPFVASSTPSVQPTIVKTKRPRPSSEVPDVDATSAASVFWDTDLPQPDTTQINVLAESKQNDNTGTWHHMQTDMNSKSNSNNTMLRNQTEGSWLSSPHSSCPSQLFQDTTDDSKSVSAWPVSKPHPSRLNNEHVLDQVDKESKVETATSYRLFGIDLIDHSRNSYAVEKASPHAVNVPKVTTEGCTSTLSQTDAGHMSEVPKASSKERKQEQQQVSPKESQSKQISRSRTKVQMQGVAVGRAVDLTMLDGYNQLINELEEMFDIKGQLQHRNKWEIVFTDDEGDMMLVGDDPWPEFCSMVRRIFICSSQDVKKMNCGSKLPISSVEDGTVISSDTTET